One Leptospira kirschneri serovar Cynopteri str. 3522 CT DNA segment encodes these proteins:
- a CDS encoding glycosyl hydrolase family 18 protein yields MKKLLLLFFTFILLLSAWIGLYLFRIPKVKNISELINSLHNFKSDTKETEKKFLASTWSSDIVAMAQNIHLYDEIHPFLYTLEGGRSNTGNIKSIWSHEAQEIYIWTLKTISPKTKIIPTIFRWENDFEKVSDAIGLNGNVKIRDYHIQQILNEIDYYGYDGIDIDYEGMTCDKKESFETFLTLLSKELKKKNKLLSVAIHPKTFAEQPLDYFCKENGKKMQVDFYEAYRGQLSHDYEFLGKVADKVKIMAYELHPRKNAFPGPGPQAPSWWIERILEYSTKKIPNSKLYMAIPTYGYDWPLNCDIPSKAVFYSRAQYIKTNWNPKIEEPTDVVRIFKNARKSGDWIYLRPYLYRHEGHIYDDPSLWYTLGGCDRVAFYINRRSFETKMNLLKKYKIRGFSFWQLIQDNDPEIHTYLKQIIENPENSVH; encoded by the coding sequence TTGAAAAAACTTCTTTTACTTTTTTTTACCTTTATCTTATTACTTTCGGCGTGGATAGGATTGTATCTTTTTCGTATCCCTAAAGTTAAAAATATATCCGAGCTTATCAACTCGTTACACAATTTTAAAAGTGATACAAAAGAAACTGAAAAGAAATTTTTAGCATCCACTTGGTCTTCCGATATAGTCGCGATGGCACAAAATATTCATCTATACGACGAGATTCATCCCTTTCTTTATACTTTAGAAGGAGGTAGATCCAATACGGGCAATATCAAATCCATTTGGAGTCATGAAGCTCAAGAAATTTATATTTGGACTTTAAAAACAATTTCCCCAAAAACGAAAATCATTCCTACAATCTTTCGTTGGGAAAACGATTTTGAAAAAGTTTCGGATGCTATCGGACTTAACGGAAACGTAAAAATTCGTGATTATCATATTCAACAAATCTTAAATGAGATCGATTATTACGGCTACGACGGAATCGACATCGACTACGAAGGAATGACGTGTGATAAAAAAGAAAGTTTCGAAACCTTTTTAACTCTTCTTTCCAAAGAATTAAAAAAGAAGAATAAACTATTATCTGTTGCAATTCATCCTAAAACATTCGCCGAACAACCGTTAGATTATTTTTGCAAAGAAAACGGCAAAAAGATGCAGGTTGATTTTTACGAAGCCTATCGAGGCCAACTTTCACACGACTATGAATTCCTTGGCAAAGTCGCAGATAAAGTCAAGATCATGGCCTACGAATTACACCCTAGAAAAAACGCCTTTCCTGGTCCTGGTCCACAAGCCCCATCCTGGTGGATTGAAAGAATATTAGAATATTCTACTAAAAAAATTCCTAATTCTAAACTATATATGGCAATTCCAACTTATGGTTACGACTGGCCGTTAAACTGCGATATTCCTTCCAAAGCAGTCTTTTATTCCCGCGCTCAATATATCAAAACAAATTGGAATCCAAAGATAGAAGAACCTACGGATGTAGTTCGAATTTTTAAAAACGCCAGAAAATCGGGAGATTGGATTTATCTCCGCCCTTATTTATATAGACACGAAGGACATATCTACGACGATCCTTCTCTTTGGTATACTTTAGGCGGCTGCGACCGTGTCGCTTTTTACATAAACCGTAGATCTTTCGAAACAAAAATGAATCTATTAAAAAAATATAAAATACGAGGATTTTCATTTTGGCAACTGATCCAGGATAACGATCCGGAAATCCACACCTACTTAAAACAAATAATTGAAAATCCAGAAAATTCAGTTCATTAA